The nucleotide window CTTCCTGGCGTGCTCTTCCATATCAACGTTAACTCCGTAAGCTTCCATGAAGAGAGCCCTCAACGTTTGCTTAACCCAACCCCTGTGGAACCTGCACCAGCCGATGTTATCGTACCAGAACTCCCAGAGCGCCGATGAAACTATCTTACTCGCCAGCTCCTCTGGCTCCAGGAACGTTCCAAAGGCATAGAACGTCCAGTATCTCCCCTGGATTGGTAAGGGAATGTAATTTCCAATTGCCCAGTACATCGTTGGGTTTATCTCGCCATCCTCACCGAGGGGAGTGTAAACGGCATAGTCCTTGAAGCTCTCACCGTACTTCAACCTATCCTTGAACTTCTCATCTAAGATCATGCTAGCCTTTCTCTTTCCTAGTCCGGCTATTCTGGCAATTTCAGTCTTGGCGAAAGCTATAACGTGGGCAAGCTCGGCCACTAGCTTAGCATTGTGTTCACTAGTCTCCTTTGGATTGTTTATTAGATCATCCTTACTGAACCTTGGCTTGTCGCTTATCCCAACCTCCTCGGGCTTAAGCAATCCTCTGTAAACGAGCTCTAAGAGCCAAGCTGCTGTGCCTCCAAATTCTATAGCGTCGAAGCCCATAGAATCTACGGCATGAACGCTTATGTCGCTCGCATACAGATAGATACTCCCGCTAAGTGGACCATTCGCTTCGTAAGGCTCGTACTCAACGTGGTGTCCTCTCCTATGCTTCTTACACACGGCCGGACAGGGCTCACCGCAGGTAGTCCACTTCTTCGGCTTTATGGATTCCTCGTTGAAGGGTTCCCAGTAGTACTTCATTATGAGCTCGTGTATCTTTATTCTTTCTTCTTTGGGTATGTAGGGCATCTGCCAGTTTAGAATTGGGACTAGCTCTCCCTCGGCAGGATAGTTACCTCCAAAAGTTCCACCGGTGTTGAGCTTTGGATTAAACCTGTACTTGGTAGTTGCATGGGTTACAACCTCGTTGTACGGCTTCTTGTGAACTCCTTCCACGATCCTCTTGGCCGTTGACATGCTAGTTATGTCTTCCCCAGGGAACTTCTTCTTCCTCTTCTTACCTCCAAAGGCTATGGCAACGACGTTGTGGGCCCTAAGCAAGACGCTCCCAGTTCCGCCCCTAGCGGCCCAGTCCTCGCTTCCCACGGCCCTCTTTCCGTTCCTCAAGGCTTGAGAAAAGACGGCCCCATAGTTCGTGTTCAAAGCCGCAGGCCCTACAACAGCTATCCTGAATTCCATTCCCTCGAATTCACTTGAAAGGTTATCAAGGAGGTACTGGGTTAAGGCGTAGACGCCCTCTTCTCCCTTGTACCCTTCCCATATCTCGATCAACTTATCCATCTCAAGCTCGTAGAAGTTAACACTTATCTCCTCACCATCGTTCTTCATTATAATGACCACGGGCTTCTCGGCCTTTCCGTG belongs to Pyrococcus abyssi GE5 and includes:
- the gor gene encoding glyceraldehyde-3-phosphate:ferredoxin oxidoreductase, yielding MKFSVLKIDVEKKDIKLEDFEREDIYGIIDYGIYVHTQLKTYELEPYDPRNVMIIGKGPFAGSALPGSHRLVFFYRSPLYGTLFPSTMGGASYQFQHVGVDFVEIHGKAEKPVVIIMKNDGEEISVNFYELEMDKLIEIWEGYKGEEGVYALTQYLLDNLSSEFEGMEFRIAVVGPAALNTNYGAVFSQALRNGKRAVGSEDWAARGGTGSVLLRAHNVVAIAFGGKKRKKKFPGEDITSMSTAKRIVEGVHKKPYNEVVTHATTKYRFNPKLNTGGTFGGNYPAEGELVPILNWQMPYIPKEERIKIHELIMKYYWEPFNEESIKPKKWTTCGEPCPAVCKKHRRGHHVEYEPYEANGPLSGSIYLYASDISVHAVDSMGFDAIEFGGTAAWLLELVYRGLLKPEEVGISDKPRFSKDDLINNPKETSEHNAKLVAELAHVIAFAKTEIARIAGLGKRKASMILDEKFKDRLKYGESFKDYAVYTPLGEDGEINPTMYWAIGNYIPLPIQGRYWTFYAFGTFLEPEELASKIVSSALWEFWYDNIGWCRFHRGWVKQTLRALFMEAYGVNVDMEEHARKQIRKLIDYAKRAGYIPVFWDSMRVIDLVAKGSEEFGNENWAKKFKEDKIRAAKEYLKRVLEAYSKLMGVDWTI